In Candidatus Manganitrophus morganii, the genomic window ATTGTTCCGTTTTTCTCGGACTGGGCTTGCAGAATCGCAAAGATGAGCTCTTGTTTCCTCAGGTTGCTGGCACCCTCGATCTTCAGCTCCCTGGCCACCTCAGTCAGGTCCGCAATGCTTTTCTCTTTCAGTTCGGCAAGATTCATCTTTTTCTCCTTGATATTAAATCTTACAGTCAGTTTCTATTCAGGCATTGATTAAATGGTTTAAAAGTGTAAAAAAGGGAGAGCATGTCAGATAGGATTTATCCGAATATGACCTTCATCGATATATGTTTAGATCGCATCATCATTAATTATAAGAATTGAACGAGGAAGGGATCGTAAGACGAGTAGGCAATTAGCTTATGGCCATCATTCCTTTTATGGTTTTTTTTAATGAAATGCTCTGAGCAGATATGGAAGAAATTTTGTGAACCACCTGAGACGGATCTTTCGTTTTGGACCGGCCAACGAATAATGTTGTAGGAGGAGATGTTGATGAAGAGCCGAGTCGGAAAGAAGTCCCAACGACATTCACTATAGGCTAAGTCGTATTATAGTCAACTCGTTTGTTTTTGTCAAACGCTATTTTCCGTCAAGGCTCGGCTTTATCGCTTTCCCCTCTTTCTTCCTAGTGATTTGACATTTCATGGGAGGATGGTATATTGATTCCGTTTTCCAAATTGATGGAGGGAAATCGATGAGGCAACGGCGGTTCTTTGTCGAGGGGATCATTGCTGGGGTCACGATCTTGTTGCTGGCGAGTTGCGCCGGTCACAAGGCCAAGCATGAAGAACCGGACTGGGTTCAAAAAGGAAATGGCGCTTTTCTCGATAACGATCAAAAGGCCTTCTATGGGGTGGGCGCCGTCACGGGGGTGCAGAACAAGCCGTTGGCAAAAACGGCCGCCGACAACCGGGCCAGAGCCGAAGTTGCAAAAGTATTCGAAACCTACTCCGCCTCCCTGATGCGCGATTATGCCGCCTCCACCACGGCCGGCGATTTCAAGAAGACCAGCGAGGAACAGAACATCGAGCAGACGATCAAGACCTTCTCGGCCACGACCCTCTCCGGCGTGATCATTATCGATCACTGGACCGATCCCGCCGATGGAACGCTCTACTCCCTTGCGCGGCTGGACCTCGATAAATTCAAAGACAACATTCAACAGGCCCGGGAGCTGAATGCCGCGGTCCGCGATTACGTCCGAGAAAATGCGGAAAAAGCCTTCGAGGCCCTCGACAAGGAAGAAGAAAAACGTCGGTAATCTCTTCGGGCCGATCCATTTTCCGATCCGGATTGTATCCTGCTGCAATCCTCCATTAGAAAGGAAAGAACCATGATCAAAAGAGCACTCTTTTTAATCCTCACGGCCACGGCACTCACCGGGATGATCTCTTGCGGGGGAAAAACCGTTTCCCGCGTCGAGACCGATACGGTTACAGACCTTTCGGGCCGCTGGAACGACACCGATTCCCGCCTGGTCGCCGAAGAGATGGTGAAGGATTCGCTGA contains:
- a CDS encoding LPP20 family lipoprotein, which produces MRQRRFFVEGIIAGVTILLLASCAGHKAKHEEPDWVQKGNGAFLDNDQKAFYGVGAVTGVQNKPLAKTAADNRARAEVAKVFETYSASLMRDYAASTTAGDFKKTSEEQNIEQTIKTFSATTLSGVIIIDHWTDPADGTLYSLARLDLDKFKDNIQQARELNAAVRDYVRENAEKAFEALDKEEEKRR